Sequence from the Cuculus canorus isolate bCucCan1 chromosome 24, bCucCan1.pri, whole genome shotgun sequence genome:
CAGTCCTGGTGccagctgtgctggagatgCCGATAAACGGGAGACAGCTGGGagaaaggccaaaaaaaaaaataactagagGCTTGAGAGTGTGCTGGAGCGTGAACAACCCCAGGACTCAAGCTTTAACTAAGCATTGTAGAGTGGCTTAATTACTGCCTAATGGGGaagagaaatcatagaatagtttgggttggaagggaccttaaagatcatccagttccaacccctgagatgggcagggacacctcccactggatcaggctgcccaaagccccatccaacctggccttgaacacctccagggatggggcagccacagcttccctgggcaacctgggccagggtctcaccactctcatggtgaagaaattcttccttatgtccagtctaactctgcccctctccagtttatacccattgccccttgtgtTCTATCATTATCTGCAATCTGGGCTCTCAGCAGCGATGCTGCCAGGGCTcgggaggggagaagggggcaCAGGGCAGCTCCTGCACCTGAGGGAAGGGTGGCAAACCAACCCCCCAGGGAGCCAAGGTCCCAGAGGGTCACCTCGCAGCATGACCAGTTCCTGGCTGGCAGTCAGTGCCAGCAGCCCCAGTTTGGCCCCAGCCTTGCCTAGTCCCTCTCCCCTTCAATgcacagagtcatagaatcgtttgaCCCTTCCTCACCTCTTCCACTGCCCAGGCTGCAAGCAGCCggccccagctctgctctgcgcTCCTGAAGTCCTGCTCAGTTGGCAAGGACCCCCGCTCCACCGCCATCCTCGCCAAGAAGGAGGAGATCGAGCTGGTGAGTCCTGGTGGTCCGTGGCTGAGGCACACGGGGGTCTGGGATTGGCAGCAAGGTCGGGGGGGCTCACGCCAGGGCCCTTTGAACCATGGGAGGAGAAGCGATGCTCAGGGGTGGGGGACGTGAATTTGGCATTTCTGGGGTCATAcaagcatagaatggtttgggttggaagggaactcaaagcccatccagttccacccagggacacctcccactggatcaggggctccaagccccatccaacctggccttgaacacctccagggatggggcagcaccactgctctgggcaacctgggccagagcctccccaccctcatagaaaaccatttctccctaagattccatctcaatttccccttgttaagcttaaaatcattccccctcgtcctctccctgcactccctgatccagagcccctccccagctttcctggagcccctttcagtcccggaagctgctctaaggtctccctggagctttgtcttctccaggctgaacaaccccaactctctcagcctgtcctcatacaggaggtgctccagcactcagatcatctctgtggccctgGAGAGAAACCCCTTCTGATGGCGGTGGTTATAGGAGAAGGTGTTTGTGGCCaagctgatctttaaggtcccttccaacccaaaccatcctatgattctgtgatcctataaGAAGGGATTGGCAGGGGCTCATACGCTGATGGGGATTCATGGACCAGCCCTAGGAGGAAAAGTATCCCTAGTGGTGGTCACATACTGCTagtgaggaggtcctgaggcATCCTGTGCTGACCCTGTGCCGCTCCCCTGCAGTCGTACCAGCAGTTCAGCCTGACCATGGCAGTGGTGGCCGcgatgctgctgcagaaggagcCCTCCATGGAGGCATCTCTGGGGCTGGCGCTGAGGGCCAACCTCCGCCAGGGCTGGATGCATTACCTCCGGGAGCTGGAGGACTTCATCGACAGCTACGACTCGGCCACACTCACCCGCTGAGGGGACGCCAGGATGAGTGGACGGACACCTGCCCTTACCAGCCAAGGTTGGGGGGTGATGGAGGGCCATGCTGTTGTGTTGAGGGGCTGGTGATGGTGCTGAGCCCTTGGGTCAAGGTGGTAGAGACATGCTGGCGCAGTCCCACCATCTCTCTTGGATatgaaggaggaggcagaggagttGCTTAGTTTTAGCCCTGCCCAAACCTGTATGTGCAGCAAAAGGGAGAGATGGTTTTATTGGAGGTTATGGGAGGGTTGTTGAGGGTTGTGTTTAGTGGCTGTAGGGAGCTCCCCTTTGCCCTGGCTCCCGGCTCCATTCTTATTTCTCAGGGTTGTGCCCCAAAACCTGGGGATTTGTTCATGGTTTCaaatcaaaaaataaaccagccGTGTTCTTTGCAGCCACTGCTCTGCCAGGTCTCCCTCTCCTGGGGCTGGCGTGCACAGGGAGGGGTCCCACAGTGGACCCCCATCTTGGACCCACTCTAGGGGCCCCCATTTACAGCACACGGCAGCGGCTGTCCCCACGGATCCCACCATGCTGGTGGCATGGAAAACATTACAGCGAGCCCGCAGTGGGGAGGAACAGGGCAGATGTGTTGGCTTTCCGGTGTTTAGGTCTCAGCTGAGCTTTATTGGACCATCGTCTccatcagcagcagagctgcccccccctgctcccctcccatcccctgACTGTGGTGGCAGGGGGACAGGGTgccaccagggatggagaagcagcTGGTAATAGTGCTTATCCTTCAAAGAGGTGTCCCAGGGAAGGATTTGGCCCTGGCAGCCAGCacccttcctgtccccatcGGTCCCCACAGCGGGGCGATGCAGGCAGCCGCCCTTGTCTGAAGCACCCACTGCCCTCCTCTTACGCGCGGCTGCTCTCCAGGGCTGCCGTCTTGTCGGAGATGGGAGTTGGAGACCATGCCCTGGTGTAGGCTGCCGGCTCCCTACCTGCTTTACCTGTTCCTAATTGAGGGAGAGGCCGGCAGGAATTGCAGGCTGTGCTttgccagcagctgccaggaggAAGGATCCCAGTGGCTTCTCCCCACCAGccttgggctgcatccaaaatGCTCTTGGAACGTCTTTAGACCACAGAAGGGGCTGGCAGCACCCAGCGGCGCTGGTCGAGGACCGCCTGTCTGTGCTGCTAGGACACGCTGCAGTGCTTGCTGCTGCCCCGCGGCTTTGCCATCTTGCTCCCAGCCTTACCCAGGGGTTCCCTGCCCAGGGAACTCATCCCAGGCTTGGGGATGGGCTTCCCAAAGAAGAAACCCTCTTCCTCCGAGTCCGAGTCTGAAGATGAAGAGCAGGTGGGACACCAGGAGTCATCTTCCTCTGTGATGTCCTGCAGGTCGATGTCCTCTGGCTGTGGGCTGTATTGGGCAGGGGATGTGGCCGCTTGAAAGCGTGGGTCTCCATGGCCTGTGGGTTCTCGGGGGTCAGGGCCCCCCAAAACTGGGTGGCTGGGGGCTCTGGGTCCACTGGGACCCtcggggctgggctgggggctggaaGAGTGTCTGGCCAGTGGTCCCAACATCCCTGCGTGCACAGCATCCTCGCTCTGCTCCTTGGCGGTCGCTCCGCAGTCTTCTGGGCTCCTGAATGCTGGGTGCAGGGAGGCCTGATCCAGAAACGCCTCTGGGAGAAGGAGATCAAGGATGagtgagaaaggagaaagctgagCCTGCTCTACCATAGCTCTTTGTGCTCTGGGAGGCAACGGAGGGTTGTACCAGCCAAACCCCAGCTGCCAGTGCTCCCCCTCCTGTGGGACTCGGGCTGAGGGCTCATTGCCACTGCCCTGGGTTGGGCTGCACCCATGCaacatatagaatcatagaatggtttgggttggaagggacctcaaagcccatccagttccaccccccttccatgggcagggacacctcccactggatcatggtgCTCATAGctccatctaacctggccttggactcctccagggatggagaaataTCCCATAAAGTACCCAAGGCCTGAGCAGAGCCCAGTTTTGCTCCCACTTTCCCCCCACCACGTAGCAAGCAGAGCAGTAGGATCCTACCAGCCCCTTCCACCCgctgcctgcagcctccagGCACCGAGGTGCTGCCCATCCCTGGCGTGGTCCTGCCGGCAGAGCCAGCTCGAGAGAGGGGTGTCGAGTCAGGGGATGGCGCTGAGGCAAAAGCAGAGTCGGACGAGTCGGAGGTGGTGGAGGATGCATCCTGTCCCAGGCTGCAAGTTTCGGAGCAGAAGAGCCGGCCGTGGTGGGCGATGAAGGGCTGCCCGCGCAGTGGCTTTcggcagaggctgcagcagaagcaggcGGCGCGGGCGTGCCAATGCAGCCCTTGGTGGGTGGCCTCCTCGCTGTCGGCACCTGAGGGGCAACGGCGGGTGAAAGGGTGGCTCTTCCCAGCGTCGTGTGCCAGAAACCATCCTCCGCACCGAGCCGCGGggctctggctctgctgctctcccaACCCACATCCCACCTGCCTGGGCATGGAAGCCTcgctgctccctgccctggggGAACGGGGAACGGGCCATACCGATGGGGTCCCCGCAGGCCTGGCATGGCTCGGCAAAGAAGTTTTCGAAGCAGGTGCGGCAGCAGGGCCGTCCACTCTTCATCACATAGCGCTGGCCGCGCAGGGGCACGTCGCACTCCAGgcagcagaagtgctccaggtGCCAGCGTTGGCCCTCCGCCTCGATGCACTCCTCCATGAAGATGAGCTGGAGGGGGGAAAACCAACCCATCCTCTAAGCATCCAGCTGGGAAACTCATAGCccaggaggaaagaggaagagcCTCTGTGCCTCGGCGTGGGCATGGGGCTCTCTGCAAGGCTCAGAAAGAGGTCTTTCCTCCTGTCCACCTCCAGCTttaagaatcatggaatggtttgggtctgaaggggccttaaagcccatccagttccacccctgccatgggcagggacacctcccactggatcaggggctccaagccccatccaaactggcctggaacccctccagggatggggcagcaccactgctctgggcaacctgggccagggtctccccaccctcacagcaaaacatttcttcctaagatgtcaagcttccctctttcagctaaaaaccattctccctcttcctattgctgctctccctgatccagagcccctccccagctttcctggagcccctttcagcactggaagctgctctgaggtctccccggagccttctcttctccaggctgaagaaccccaactctctcagcctgtcctcacacaggagttgctctcagcccttggatcatctctgaggcctcctctagactcactcaaacagatccatatcctATGCTGAGGGCTCCcgagctggacacagggctccaggtgagttGTCACGAGAGGAATAGATggacagaatcactttccttgccctgctgctcacacttcttttgacacagcccaggatatggttggcaGGAGCTTTTAACAACAGCAAAAGGGAGGTAAGAGCCTCTCCCCTGCCCGGCACCCACCTGGTCACAGGAAGCACAGCGGGGTCGGAAGAGCTCAGCGTGGTGCCGACCGCAGTAGATCCTCCCATCCTGCTGGAAGTAGATGAGGTCCACCAGGGGCTGGTGGCAGAAGTGGCAGGAGAAGCAGGATGGGTGCCAGAACTGGTCTCCAAGCCGAGATGCCGAAATCCCTGGGTCCCCTTTGTTCAGCCTCCTGCCGCACTGCAAGGCAGAGGGATGGACGGGTTGGGATCACGCTGGCTTTTGGGAACGGGAGCTGCCTGGCGATGGGGCAGATGCCTCACCTTCTTGCAAGGACAGCCATGGCAAGGACCTGGCACGGGACACGCCAACCCCTGTCCCAGGGCTTCCCGTCTCCGTCGGGCACTGAACGCTCGtagctgcctcctctcctcctcctcaaggtCCAGGCAGTAACGCTCCTGCATGGAGAGGTGGAGGTGAGGGGGATGCACGATGGGCGAAGCCCAGGGTGGGCAGCAAACAATAAATTCATATCTTACATCACAGTCctgaggaggcagctgctgcaggagggctCTGGCGCGGAGACGGATCCTGTCATCGGGAGAGGCAGGCTGTGGCGAGCGGGTGCTGAAGCACACTGGGACCTTGGGATGAtgcacaggaaagagaaacacaagcGGATTTTGAGGTGGATTAAGCTAATTTGCTTGAGAGTGCTAAAACACGAGTTTCATcccagggctgtgggtgctgggctgcgGGAACCACCCGTAGATGgcacctgcagggctgggggagagcagggagTAAAGGGAGAGCAAGAAAGCCAGGGTGCTGCCCACCTCGGGGAGCACGGGGTCCACGGGGGGCTCCGGATACTCTTCCAGGGCACAGCCGGAATCGCTGTCAGATGAGGCTGGTGGGAGGCTGGTGGCGGTGCCGCAGGGAGGAGGCTCGTCTTGCTGGGGCCATGCGaggctgggcagggacatgagctgcagaaagagaatCGGAGGTGGGGAGAGCCTTGGCAAAGCACGGAGCAGGGATCCATCCCTAGGGCTTTTCTCATCCTGCCTGCCCAGTGTGGACCTGTCTCCATGGGGCAGCAGGATGAGCAGCATCTTGTTCTGGGGAGGGATCTCAGGGGTTCTAGGACAAGTCTCCATGACCAGCTCTCCGTGGGACAACTCTGCGTGGGGACAAGCCTAAACCTAACCTTAACCTTAACCATAACAGCTCTCAGGGGAGACTTGTCCCTGCAGAGAGTTGTttcccatggcaggaggcttggaactagatgatctttaaggtcctttccaacccaaactcttctatgattccCAACCTCAAGGCAGGCACAACCGGGACCACCACAACCTCAAGACCTTTGGGTGAATCCCTGCAGAAGTccaaggggtttgggggctgctcctttctctgcagggttTATAAGCAAAGCCACACTAAGGGCTGGGTGTCTGCCGAGCAGGAGGTGCTGATGGGATGGTGATGGGTTCAAACTGGGCAGGGAAGACCCCAGGATGGGGGCTGTGCTCAAGCTGGAACAGGTTTTGGGAAGCGGGACCGGTCGTTAGCTCACCCACAGCAGGAGATTTTCCCCAGCTACTGCCAGCCCTTTGCTAGCCCGGCTGATCCCTGGTCTAGTGGCCTGTCTCAGCGCGGGACAGTGGGAGGAGATTGAGGTCCAGCCCAATGCAGcggaaaataatttattcccCTTAGGCTGCTATTGTTCTGCCCTGGGCGGTCAGCTTGCTCAGCCACCACCACCTCGCCTGGCTAATGGTTAGGTGGTGGAAACCCATCCGGTCctgttccctcctcctccccacgcGCAGTGCTTTTCACTGCTCGCTTCCTTCCTGGCTTGGCTTTCCAAAACAAAGGCGATGTGGTGGCTCCTGGAGCTCCCTGGACATCAGCCCGGAGTCCCACGCCCTCTGCCCGCGCGTCCTGCCCTGACGTGGGGAGCAAGGGTGGGATGCGGGTGAGATGGAGCTCTGAGGGTAAGTCCTGGTGCTGCAACCACACAGCGCCAGGATACCCCTGGATTCAGCCATGCAGTGTCCACCTGCTCTGAGAAGGGTTTTATCCATCAAATGGCTCTGCACGGGCTCAGGCTGAGGTTTGAGGGGTGGTAAACCGCCAGGGCGTGCCCCTAAATCATCCTACATCACTGCCACCATGAGAACAAGTTCACTTCTCTGCAGTGGGATGGCATTTCTGCACATCTGGTTTCTCCCCACCTGCCTCCATTCTCAGAGCCAACCTGGCCAACACCAGCGGCCGCATCCCCACTGCTCCCATCAAACAGCTTTGACACCCCTGGTTCAGCCCTTGCTCCCAGTGTGCTCCTTCCACCACAGATTCCCCTTCCTATAGAGCATCCCTTTCCTATACAGCATCTCAGGGTGCTGGGATGTTGCACCCAAACTGGGATCTGGAGCTGGGATCAGCTCAGATTTCCCTGCCATGCACCTGAGTCAATGATTAACGCTGCAGATTGGCTAATCCGTGGGATAAAACAAAAGGGCTGCTTGCCCCTTCCTGGGGTTTGAGGTCTGCCAGCCCTACGTTTAGTCCAGAAAGGTGGCAGGGTGGGTTGCACGGTGCTTTTAAAGCTTTGCTCAGCTCTGGGATCTGCATAGGGATGAAATCATCTGATCAGACTCTGTGTATCTGCAGCCCAATTGGCTTTGCTGATGTGGTGAAGGGTCACCACTGGTGTTGGGGCCAGTAACCAGCCTTGGCTCTACCGCTGTGCAGGAGGATCCATCGCTGGGGATGCTGAATGGGGACCTCTGTGGCCCAGGGACCTCTCCCAGCTCCGCTGCTGCCTTCTCTGGGTAACACATCTGCTTTTCCTGAgagtgctgtgctttgcttctTAAGCCTCCAAGCTGCATTTGGCTAATCTGCTGGAGCTTTGCTGTAATTAAACCCCTGCCACGCTGCACGggctcagcagagctggaggtgtCTGCGTGGCCCCAGCTCAGGGTGCCCAGGGCACCTCAATCCCAGGGCTGGCAGCGGGGAGCCCAgtggggagatgctggggaaCATGCGGGAGGGCAGGGCTGCTGTGGATCCatggggctgtgctggagaACCCAGCCCAGCTCAGTTTGATGTGATTACGCCGGCTGGCAGCCGTCTGGGCTGTAGATGAGTCCCTGTAATTAGCCCCAGACGGTGACACTGGTATGCACCTCCCATGCTAAGGAGCCAGGCAGCCCCAACAGGTCCGTCTCCTCCgttcctcatccctgtcccctttTCCTTGCAGCCTGCAGGCAGTCCTGCTATTGCTCTTCGCGGCTGGCCTGCAAAAGGGATACAAGGATGCTCTCTGCCCTCAAAACCAGGGACAAGAGAAAGCCTGGACCAGGCATCAGGGGAGATGCAGCAGGGAGCTTTGGGGAACCACAGACCCAAGCGCTGGAGGTGCATCGTCCCCAAGAAGGGACGTGTGAGGGGCCAGTCGGGCAGGCTGAGTGCCGCTGGCTGTCCTTTGGTTTAAAAGCCTCTCGTCCTGCCTTTG
This genomic interval carries:
- the PRICKLE4 gene encoding prickle-like protein 4 isoform X1 — its product is MTLPLFHEASTLSDLGRKINHRADHKKSSKRQPGVNRWREGRGRSENESFPCLGSIPSPPPERGGTAGVGLERVAEPRDRKAGKEQLMSLPSLAWPQQDEPPPCGTATSLPPASSDSDSGCALEEYPEPPVDPVLPEVPVCFSTRSPQPASPDDRIRLRARALLQQLPPQDCDERYCLDLEEEERRQLRAFSARRRREALGQGLACPVPGPCHGCPCKKCGRRLNKGDPGISASRLGDQFWHPSCFSCHFCHQPLVDLIYFQQDGRIYCGRHHAELFRPRCASCDQLIFMEECIEAEGQRWHLEHFCCLECDVPLRGQRYVMKSGRPCCRTCFENFFAEPCQACGDPIGADSEEATHQGLHWHARAACFCCSLCRKPLRGQPFIAHHGRLFCSETCSLGQDASSTTSDSSDSAFASAPSPDSTPLSRAGSAGRTTPGMGSTSVPGGCRQRVEGAEAFLDQASLHPAFRSPEDCGATAKEQSEDAVHAGMLGPLARHSSSPQPSPEGPSGPRAPSHPVLGGPDPREPTGHGDPRFQAATSPAQYSPQPEDIDLQDITEEDDSWCPTCSSSSDSDSEEEGFFFGKPIPKPGMSSLGREPLGKAGSKMAKPRGSSKHCSVS
- the PRICKLE4 gene encoding prickle-like protein 4 isoform X3, giving the protein MSLPSLAWPQQDEPPPCGTATSLPPASSDSDSGCALEEYPEPPVDPVLPEVPVCFSTRSPQPASPDDRIRLRARALLQQLPPQDCDERYCLDLEEEERRQLRAFSARRRREALGQGLACPVPGPCHGCPCKKCGRRLNKGDPGISASRLGDQFWHPSCFSCHFCHQPLVDLIYFQQDGRIYCGRHHAELFRPRCASCDQLIFMEECIEAEGQRWHLEHFCCLECDVPLRGQRYVMKSGRPCCRTCFENFFAEPCQACGDPIGADSEEATHQGLHWHARAACFCCSLCRKPLRGQPFIAHHGRLFCSETCSLGQDASSTTSDSSDSAFASAPSPDSTPLSRAGSAGRTTPGMGSTSVPGGCRQRVEGAEAFLDQASLHPAFRSPEDCGATAKEQSEDAVHAGMLGPLARHSSSPQPSPEGPSGPRAPSHPVLGGPDPREPTGHGDPRFQAATSPAQYSPQPEDIDLQDITEEDDSWCPTCSSSSDSDSEEEGFFFGKPIPKPGMSSLGREPLGKAGSKMAKPRGSSKHCSVS
- the PRICKLE4 gene encoding prickle-like protein 4 isoform X2 is translated as MGQGRKINHRADHKKSSKRQPGVNRWREGRGRSENESFPCLGSIPSPPPERGGTAGVGLERVAEPRDRKAGKEQLMSLPSLAWPQQDEPPPCGTATSLPPASSDSDSGCALEEYPEPPVDPVLPEVPVCFSTRSPQPASPDDRIRLRARALLQQLPPQDCDERYCLDLEEEERRQLRAFSARRRREALGQGLACPVPGPCHGCPCKKCGRRLNKGDPGISASRLGDQFWHPSCFSCHFCHQPLVDLIYFQQDGRIYCGRHHAELFRPRCASCDQLIFMEECIEAEGQRWHLEHFCCLECDVPLRGQRYVMKSGRPCCRTCFENFFAEPCQACGDPIGADSEEATHQGLHWHARAACFCCSLCRKPLRGQPFIAHHGRLFCSETCSLGQDASSTTSDSSDSAFASAPSPDSTPLSRAGSAGRTTPGMGSTSVPGGCRQRVEGAEAFLDQASLHPAFRSPEDCGATAKEQSEDAVHAGMLGPLARHSSSPQPSPEGPSGPRAPSHPVLGGPDPREPTGHGDPRFQAATSPAQYSPQPEDIDLQDITEEDDSWCPTCSSSSDSDSEEEGFFFGKPIPKPGMSSLGREPLGKAGSKMAKPRGSSKHCSVS